One region of Rana temporaria chromosome 11, aRanTem1.1, whole genome shotgun sequence genomic DNA includes:
- the LOC120917724 gene encoding uncharacterized protein LOC120917724, whose translation MLSPAEETDKPTESQQVRSSSRERSLTEKGKEMHEETVKKNEKAFNKVCNSWKELAKECRTKLKGFCSTEDLNTRLKEIKAKEALVHQQYESMCRNNYITPYVVKKMDACTALTAEICNLISKRLENVDEIFNDQLEKERVRMVLNKEEHESVFGNSETETVLSESLPDSNASSRATSRSSKRADAEADLAAKIEQAKATQQMREEQAKLNKLEAEIKLKLDEEKTRLQQLQAENEVKVAAARVKAYNAYDSLEIYEQETDHNVQYLCQNNEPRNSLNPKAVPFQPLNTPLGVSRPNEEVSLTPGLASLLISNRLPIPEPTVFTGDPLKFIDWKISFMVLIDQKPLPVCEKMLYLKRYLGGEARKAVEGFFYRNSEDAYLGAWGILQDRYGGPFIVQRAFRERLAKWPKISANDPVALREFADFLQGCVEAIPHVKGLAILNDCEENHKLLKKLPEWIVRRWGRIAVDELDKSQEYPTFARFTEFLQREAKIACNPIASPFLLSTKTTDERIPKRAKALNTSTQMKPSTFNVPNISASRPKPPCLVCKDETHGVAKCLTFAAKTIDEKRAFIHENHLCFGCLRKGHTTKDCKGRHTCSICSRRHPTCLHIQRDTEPVKASNDDSVGMRNKANDNVPKVMSHTLTRHTSATSCIVPVLLSATTEPQREILTYALLDTQSDSTFILADLVSKLSVSTKPLQLRLSTMTAVDTVISSQIAHGLQVRGFNSEVQVQLRQAYTRDFIPVDKSHIPTKETALQWSHLKHLANKLQPLQDCEVGLLIGYDCPSALAPLEVVIGSENEPFAQKTMLGWSIVGSAYPHLDRQGSQSFVHRVAVKEMPMPPVAYVLKALEMDFIERNYEDKYVSQDDVRFVQFLSETIMKRKDGHYEMPLPFKDNSQLALPNNKRLALIRLHHLKKRLKGNRQYHEHYTAFMEETIRKGDAEPAPSLSEEETVWYIPHHGVYHPKKPDKLRVVFDCSAKFKGISLNDTLLTGPDLINSLVGVLCRFRKEAVAVICDIEKMFHQFYIPSEMRNYLRFLWWENGQLETEPKEYRMAVHLFGASSSPGCANFGLKYLARQHKSEHPSASAFIEKNFYVDDGLTSVPTVSEASNLILETQGLCKNAGLRLHKFNSNKRDVLSCIAPSERATTSVPVKLSPDSTTEGQILGIQWSIENDTFSFSADIKDQPSTRRGILSVVASLYDPLGFIAPFILSGKCILQELCRRGIIWDEALPESLCPRWEAWKSSLQALREIKIPRCYHPPDFGNRMKVELHHFSDASNIGYGACSYLRYKNYSDQVHCSFVMAKARVAPTKIVSIPRLELSAAVTAARLSVMLKAELEIEVDKEFFWTDSQVVLAYINNEARRFHVFVANRVQLIREITDPTQWHYVDTTQNPADHASRGLHVADISSSSWLSGPSFLWKSEVHASSSSSAERIVGDPEVKPITTLASQANEQFWSRWKREYLMSVSTRQKWHTPRRNLKVNDIVIIKDDMSPRCQWQLGRVIETTIEKDDLVRRVKVLVGDKRLQDKKDYVSKPSIIERPIQKLVVLIESK comes from the coding sequence ATGTTGTCACCTGCTGAAGAAACAGACAAACCCACAGAGTCACAACAGGTACGATCCAGCTCTAGAGAGCGAAGCCTAACAGAAAAGGGCAAAGAAATGCACGAAGAAACAGTTAAGAAAAATGAAAAGGCATTCAACAAGGTGTGCAACTCTTGGAAGGAGCTAGCAAAGGAATGTAGGACAAAGTTAAAAGGTTTCTGCTCAACTGAAGACCTTAATACAAGATTGAAAGAGATTAAAGCCAAAGAAGCGTTAGTGCACCAACAGTATGAGTCCATGTGCCGAAATAATTACATTACCCCGTACGTTGTTAAGAAAATGGATGCATGCACCGCGTTAACGGCTGAAATCTGCAACCTCATCAGCAAGCGGCTAGAGAATGTAGATGAAATCTTTAACGATCAACTTGAGAAGGAAAGGGTGAGGATGGTGCTTAATAAAGAAGAGCATGAGTCAGTCTTTGGAAACTCAGAAACAGAAACTGTCCTCTCAGAGTCATTACCAGACTCCAACGCAAGCTCAAGAGCCACTTCCAGATCTAGCAAACGCGCTGACGCAGAAGCAGATCTTGCAGCCAAAATAGAACAGGCAAAGGCGACGCAACAGATGCGCGAGGAGCAAGCTAAGCTGAACAAACTAGAGGCAGAAATTAAACTGAAGTTGGATGAGGAAAAGACAAGACTACAACAGCTACAAGCAGAAAATGAAGTCAAGGTAGCTGCAGCAAGAGTGAAAGCCTACAACGCTTATGATAGTCTTGAAATTTACGAACAGGAGACAGACCACAATGTGCAATACCTCTGCCAAAATAATGAACCACGAAACTCATTGAATCCAAAGGCTGTGCCATTTCAACCTTTAAATACACCACTTGGGGTGTCAAGACCAAATGAAGAAGTTAGTCTAACCCCAGGACTTGCAAGTCTGCTTATCTCCAACCGTCTCCCTATACCTGAACCAACTGTATTCACAGGTGATCCTTTGAAGTTCATAGATTGGAAGATATCCTTTATGGTGCTGATTGATCAGAAACCACTCCCTGTGTGCGAAAAAATGCTGTACTTGAAGAGGTATCTCGGTGGTGAAGCTCGTAAGGCAGTGGAAGGGTTCTTCTACCGAAATTCAGAAGATGCCTATCTAGGTGCTTGGGGAATCCTACAGGACAGGTATGGAGGTCCATTCATAGTGCAAAGAGCCTTCAGAGAAAGGTTGGCTAAATGGCCAAAGATATCAGCAAATGACCCTGTAGCATTAAGAGAGTTTGCGGATTTCCTTCAAGGTTGTGTGGAGGCCATTCCTCATGTTAAAGGCCTAGCTATTCTAAATGATTGTGAAGAAAACCACAAGCTTCTCAAGAAACTGCCTGAATGGATCGTGCGCAGATGGGGTCGCATCGCCGTGGACGAGCTGGACAAGTCCCAAGAATACCCAACCTTTGCTCGTTTCACAGAGTTCCTGCAAAGGGAAGCTAAGATTGCATGCAACCCCATTGCCTCTCCTTTTCTCCTCAGTACCAAGACTACAGATGAGAGAATTCCCAAGAGAGCCAAGGCGCTCAACACAAGCACTCAAATGAAGCCCTCTACCTTCAACGTTCCAAATATCTCAGCTTCAAGACCGAAACCACCTTGCCTAGTCTGCAAAGACGAAACACACGGTGTCGCTAAATGTCTGACTTTTGCGGCAAAGACCATCGATGAAAAGAGGGCCTTTATTCACGAAAACCATCTCTGTTTTGGTTGCTTAAGAAAGGGCCACACTACAAAAGACTGTAAAGGAAGACACACGTGTAGCATATGCAGTCGACGTCATCCAACCTGTTTGCACATACAGAGAGACACTGAGCCTGTCAAGGCATCAAACGATGATTCAGTAGGCATGAGAAATAAGGCAAACGACAACGTTCCCAAAGTTATGTCCCATACTTTGACAAGACATACATCTGCCACATCCTGCATTGTTCCAGTTCTGTTGTCAGCTACTACGGAGCCTCAGAGGGAAATCCTCACTTATGCCTTACTTGACACACAGAGTGATTCAACCTTTATTCTGGCAGACCTGGTATCGAAGTTAAGTGTGAGCACCAAGCCATTACAGCTAAGGCTCAGCACAATGACAGCGGTTGACACAGTTATTTCAAGCCAAATTGCTCACGGTCTGCAAGTGCGTGGCTTCAACTCCGAAGTTCAAGTCCAACTCCGTCAAGCCTATACAAGAGATTTCATTCCAGTAGATAAGTCTCACATCCCCACTAAGGAGACTGCACTCCAGTGGTCACACCTCAAACACTTGGCAAACAAGTTACAGCCACTTCAAGATTGCGAAGTAGGACTACTGATCGGTTATGACTGCCCATCAGCACTGGCTCCCTTGGAGGTTGTTATCGGCTCCGAAAATGAACCCTTCGCTCAAAAAACTATGCTCGGCTGGAGCATTGTAGGATCAGCATATCCGCATCTTGATAGACAGGGTAGCCAGAGCTTCGTACACAGAGTCGCAGTGAAAGAAATGCCAATGCCGCCGGTCGCTTATGTGTTAAAGGCTTTAGAAATGGACTTCATTGAAAGAAATTATGAAGATAAGTACGTGTCTCAAGATGATGTTCGCTTCGTGCAGTTTCTCTCGGAAACTATAATGAAAAGGAAAGATGGACACTACGAGATGCCGTTACCCTTCAAAGACAACAGTCAACTGGCACTACCAAACAATAAGAGGCTGGCCCTTATTCGACTTCATCATCTAAAGAAAAGATTAAAGGGAAATAGACAGTACCATGAACACTATACTGCATTCATGGAAGAAACAATCAGAAAAGGTGATGCAGAACCAGCCCCTTCATTATCAGAGGAAGAGACAGTGTGGTACATCCCACATCACGGGGTTTATCACCCCAAGAAGCCAGACAAGTTAAGAGTTGTCTTTGATTGTTCAGCAAAGTTCAAAGGCATCTCCCTAAACGATACCTTGCTGACAGGTCCCGACCTGATAAACTCTCTAGTGGGAGTCCTCTGTCGCTTCAGGAAGGAAGCAGTTGCTGTGATATGCGACATTGAAAAGATGTTCCATCAGTTCTATATCCCCTCAGAAATGCGCAATTACTTAAGGTTCCTTTGGTGGGAGAACGGTCAGTTGGAAACAGAACCGAAAGAATACAGAATGGCAGTTCACCTTTTCGGTGCCAGCTCCTCTCCAGGATGTGCCAATTTCGGCCTTAAGTATCTTGCACGACAACACAAGTCAGAACATCCATCAGCATCAGCCTTCATCGAGAAGAACTTTTATGTCGACGACGGCCTAACTAGCGTTCCAACAGTCAGCGAAGCTTCGAATCTAATCCTCGAAACTCAAGGATTATGTAAAAATGCCGGCCTACGACTGCATAAGTTTAACTCTAATAAAAGGGACGTCCTGTCCTGTATTGCTCCGTCAGAAAGAGCAACAACTAGTGTACCTGTCAAACTTAGCCCAGACTCAACAACAGAAGGACAAATACTTGGCATTCAGTGGTCAATTGAAAACGACACCTTCAGTTTCAGTGCTGACATAAAGGATCAACCCTCAACTCGTCGTGGTATCCTGTCAGTCGTAGCCTCCCTTTATGATCCTCTAGGCTTCATAGCCCCCTTCATACTGAGTGGCAAGTGCATTCTCCAAGAGCTTTGCCGCAGAGGCATCATTTGGGATGAAGCACTTCCTGAGAGCTTATGTCCACGGTGGGAGGCTTGGAAGAGTAGTCTGCAAGCTTTAAGGGAAATCAAGATACCCAGATGTTACCATCCCCCAGACTTTGGTAACAGAATGAAAGTGGAACTACACCACTTTTCCGATGCCAGCAACATAGGATATGGTGCCTGTTCGTACCTTAGGTACAAAAATTATAGCGATCAAGTCCATTGCAGCTTCGTAATGGCCAAAGCAAGAGTCGCACCAACGAAGATTGTGAGCATCCCAAGGCTTGAACTCTCAGCTGCCGTCACTGCAGCAAGGTTGAGTGTCATGTTGAAGGCAGAACTTGAAATAGAAGTTGACAAAGAATTCTTCTGGACAGACTCCCAAGTAGTCTTAGCCTATATCAATAATGAAGCGAGAAGGTTTCACGTGTTTGTAGCCAATCGTGTTCAACTCATAAGAGAGATTACAGATCCAACCCAGTGGCATTATGTGGATACGACACAAAACCCAGCCGACCATGCATCCAGGGGTCTACATGTAGCAGATATCTCCTCCTCAAGTTGGTTATCTGGGCCTAGTTTCCTTTGGAAATCTGAAGTGCACGCATCTTCAAGCTCTTCAGCAGAACGAATTGTAGGCGACCCTGAAGTCAAACCCATTACAACCCTTGCATCACAAGCCAATGAACAATTCTGGAGTCGGTGGAAAAGAGAATACCTCATGAGTGTTTCCACAAGACAGAAATGGCACACACCTCGACGTAACCTCAAAGTAAATGACATTGTCATAATCAAAGATGATATGTCTCCCAGATGCCAGTGGCAACTAGGACGTGTAATTGAAACTACAATAGAAAAGGATGATCTAGTTCGTCGAGTCAAGGTGTTAGTAGGTGACAAAAGACTGCAAGATAAGAAGGACTATGTATCAAAACCTTCAATTATTGAACGTCCTATTCAAAAGCTAGTAGTTCTCATAGAAAGCAAATAA